The following proteins are encoded in a genomic region of Oncorhynchus kisutch isolate 150728-3 linkage group LG6, Okis_V2, whole genome shotgun sequence:
- the sh2d3ca gene encoding SH2 domain-containing protein 3C isoform X2, with translation MTERCSLWSTLSAAACCFYRGSFMQVQFSKERYLLESAPEKLHTELEEELKLCSSDIRSHGWYHGHIPREVSETVVLRNGDFLIRDSLINVGDYVLTTRWNYEVLHFKITKVLVRSSTESKVQYLLEKDSFDSIPELMRYYVAGRRPVSQPSGALIYCPIIRTLPLRYLEATFALANSRHGLAHSPSSQKGAYIKRRSVTMNDGLTTDKLIPHSSSTIHKDAMRNCALSMDLIQEYRRPPLGETPLSPAYSHIHRHRTQSGVRVLAVVPPSPVLRHSSDPQLSPGSNNNLPDMLAASSHSTPGPCSYETPADGSETGGSYCDLGPTPALCPKAPCAAGMHPTPPTKSYVERLRVEEGHGPAPGREDGAGEEVFIAPLVETASSFRPGKYLSPLMPQENKPLEMSILKRVKELLAEVDVRTAAKHITMADCTVARILGVTEEMQRMMGVGSGLELLTLPHGHQLRLDLLERFYTMSIMTAVDLLGCTGSKEERAALLHKTIQLAAELKSNLGNMFGFAAVMRALELPQISRLEQTWMTLRQRHTEGAILYEKKLKPFMKNMNDGKESTVLSNTSFPHVVPLLSLLERSVVVGEGPGAGMESWEKVEAGVDVVMSHLEAARTIAHHGGLYRTNAETKLQGFQEREEVLEIFRTEFQMRLLWGSRGSEGSQSERYEKFDKVLTALSHKLEPLVRHSEL, from the exons GTGTCGGAGACGGTGGTGCTGCGAAACGGTGACTTCCTGATCCGTGATTCGCTGATAAACGTGGGCGACTATGTCCTGACGACCAGGTGGAACTATGAGGTTCTGCACTTCAAGATCACCAAGGTCCTGGTCAGGTCCAGCACTGAGTCTAAG GTCCAGTACCTGTTAGAGAAAGACAGTTTCGACTCCATACCTGAGCTGATGAGGTACTACGTGGCCGGACGGCGACCTGTCTCCCAGCCCAGCGGAGCCCTGATCTACTGTCCAATCATACGCACCCTCCCCTTGCGTTACCTGGAAGCAACGTTTGCCTTAGCCAATAGCAGACATGGCCTAGCCCACTCACCATCCAGTCAGAAAGGAGCGTACATTAAGAGGCGGAGCGTGACCATGAACGACGGATTGACCACGGACAAGCTGATACCTCACAG CTCCTCTACTATTCACAAAGACGCCATGAGGAACTGTGCTCTGAGTATGGACCTCATCCAGGAGTATCGCCGTCCTCCTTTAGGGGAgacacctctctccccagcctACAGCCACA TCCACAGACACAGAACCCAGTCAGGGGTTAGAGTTCTGGCCGTGGTGCCCCCCTCGCCAGTCCTGAGACACTCCAGCGACCCCCAGCTCAGCCCTGGCTCCAACAACAACCTACCAGACATGCTAGCAGCCAGTTCCCACTCCACCCCGGGCCCCTGCTCCTACGAAACCCCAGCAGATGGCTCCGAGACGGGGGGCAGCTACTGCGACTTAGGGCCCACCCCAGCCCTCTGTCCTAAGGCTCCCTGTGCCGCCGGCATGCACCCCACACCTCCCACTAAGAGCTACGTGGAGAGGCTGCGTGTGGAGGAGGGCCATGGGCCTGCcccagggagggaggatggggctggagaagagGTGTTCATCGCCCCCCTAGTGGAGACAGCCTCCTCCTTCAGACCAGGGAAGTACCTCTCGCCACTGATGCCCCAGGAGAACAAGCCCTTAGAGATGAGCATTCTGAAGAGGGTTAAAGAGCTTCTGGCGGAGGTGGACGTTAGGACAGCTGCTAAACACATCACCATGGCTGACTGCACG GTTGCTAGGATACTGGGTGTTACCGAGGAGATGCAGAGGATGATGGGAGTGGGCTCGGGACTGGAGTTGTTGACTCTTCCTCACGGACACCAGCTGAGACTGGACCTACTGGAGCG GTTCTATACTATGTCTATAATGACAGCTGTGGACCTGCTGGGCTGTACCGGCAGTAAAGAGGAGAGGGCTGCTCTGCTCCATAAGACCATCCAGCTGGCTGCTGAACTCAAGAGCAACCTGGGGAACATGTTTGGCTTCGCCGCTGTGATGAGAGCACTGGAGCTACCACAG atctctCGTCTGGAGCAGACGTGGATGACGTTAcgtcagagacacacagagggagccATCCTCTATGAGAAGAAGCTCAAGCCGTTCATGAAGAACATGAACGATGGTAAAG aGAGCACTGTGCTGTCCAACACCTCCTTCCCTCATGTGGTTCCTCTGCTGTCTCTGCTGGAGAGGAGTGTGGTTGTGGGGGAGGGGCCAGGGGCGGGGATGGAATCCTGGGAGAAAGTGGAGGCGGGGGTTGACGTGGTGATGTcacacctggaggcggcccggaCCATCGCTCACCATGGGGGGCTGTATCGCACCAACGCTGAGACCAAACTACAGG gcttccaggagagggaggaggttcTGGAGATCTTCCGGACAGAGTTCCAGATGAGGTTGCTATGGGGAAGTCGGGGGTCGGAGGGCAGCCAATCAGAGCGCTATGAGAAGTTTGACAAAGTTCTGACCGCTCTGTCTCACAAGCTGGAACCTCTTGTACGCCACAGTGAACTATAG